TCAGTTTTCTCAAACGGATGAACGAGGTGGTGTACGAGCGGTATCCGGACGTGCAGATGGTGGCCGAGGAGTCGACGGCCTGGCCGATGGTCACGCGGCCGACTTGGCTCGGCGGCCTGGGCTTCGGCCTCAAATGGAACATGGGCTGGATGCACGATACCCTCCTGTACATGTCCAAAGATCCCATCCACCGGAAGTACCATCACGACACGCTGACATTCAGCCTGCTCTACGCTTTCCACGAAAACTTCCAACTCCCGCTGTCGCACGACGAGGTGGTTCACGGCAAGGGGTCGCTGCTGGGCAAGATGAGCGGGGACACCTGGCAGAAGCAGGCCAACCTCCGCCTCATGCTCGGCTACATGTGGATGCACCCCGGCAAGAAACTCCTCTTCATGGGGGGGGAGTTCGGGCAGTGGGACGAGTGGCACCACGAGGAGAGCCTCAGCTGGCATCTCACCGAGTTTCCCAAGCACCGCGGAATCCAGCGGTGGGTGGAAGACCTGAACCGGTTCTACCGGGGGACGCCCGCCCTCTACGAAGTTGACTTCAACTGGGAGGGTTTCCAGTGGGTGGACGGCAGCGACTACGCCAACAGCGTCATCAGTTTCCTGCGGAGAGACCGCCAGGGGCGGGCGAGTATTCTGGTAGTGTGCAATTTCACGCCGGTGGTGCGCTCCGGCTATCTCATCGGAGCGCCCTATCCCGGCTACTGGCAAGAGGTTCTCAACAGCGACGCACAGGAGTACGGCGGCGGCGGCCAGGGAAATGCCGGCGGATGCGACACCCGGCCGGTACCCATGCACGGTTTCCCCCAGTCGCTCGCCCTGAACCTTCCGCCCCTTGCGGTGGTTGTATTGGAGAAACAGGACTTGGATTAGCGAGTTTTCGGCGCAGCCGGTACGAATATTAGTTGCTCCTCGATTCGCGAGCAGCGTACTTTCAAAATGATAGCGCGTCCTCAGAATAGGAAAGGTTAGGGTTACGGAGTATGAAGGAGCAGATCGGAGCGACCGCGGGGGCGATTTGGCAGGTGCTTCAGAAGAAGGATAAGCTGGCCCTGTCGCAGGTCCCGAGGGCGGTCAAGGAAAAAGAGTCGCTCGCCTTTCAGGCGGTGGGCTGGCTGGCCCGCGAAAACAAGATCGAGTTCCAGGTGGAAGGGAAGACGACGTACGTGACGCTCGCTCCCACCGAGCGCCGGGCCTGAGCAGCGACACCGGCCGCTTCTCTGCAGCACGTTCCGCCACCCATCTCCTCTCTGCACTCGCGACAAGCATGTGTCCCGGCCGGCCGAATCTGTGGATTCGGCCGGCCGGCAGCGCAATTACCCAGACAGAGCTTGACAGGACAACCGGTTGTCGCTCGCCCCGAAGTGTGGGCGGTCGCGCGGGGTAAGCCGGTTCCGTTGATGGCGAACGGCCGGGTTCGGCTGTACAACGGGGTGCGACCTCCGACCGACAGGGTGCGGTCGGCTGCGCGGGTATGGGTCTTTTCTCCCCTTGGGATTCGCGCCCGGCGCGCCGATACTATAATTGCGTTCGCATGGTGCGGCGCCGAGGCTGGTCGGAGTCAATGATGCGCAAGGCGGACTATCGAGCGCGCCACGGCGCTTTCCGGGCCGCGTCTACGAGGTGCGGGACAGCGGCGGTTCGCCGCCGCGCGAGGAGAGATGATGACCGAGTATAGACGGACGAGCGGTATCCTGCTGCCCATCACGGCGCTGCCCTCAGTGTACGGGATCGGCGATTTCGGGCCGGGAGCTTCCCGGTTCCTCGATTTTCTCGCCCGCGCCCGGCAGGGTGTATGGCAGGTGCTGCCGCTGAATCCAACCGATCCGGCGCATGCCAATTCCCCCTACAGCAGCAGTTCATCCTTCGCGGGCAACCCTCTCCTGATCAGCCCGGACCGGATGGTGGAGGACGGTTTTCTGGGGGCGGAGGAGCTGCAGCCGATCCCGGCGGCGCCGGATGACCGCGCGGATTATGAACAAGCGACCGCGTACAAGACGCGGCTTTTGGACCGGGCCTGGCAGGCCTTCCGGGACCGCCCGCACCAGGAGGAGTTCCGGGAGTTCTGCCGGGAAGAAGCGGGCTGGCTGGAAGACTACGCGCTCTTCGTCGTGATCAAACGGGCCCAGCAGGGGGCGGACTGGAGCCGGTGGCCGGTCGGGCTGCGCGACCGCAACCCCCGCGCGCTGGACGAGGTACGGAAGGTTCATGCCGATGAGCTCGGGCGCGAGCAGTTCGCCCAGTGGCTGTTCTTCCGCCAGTGGCTCGCCCTCAAGCGGGAGGCCAATGCCCGCGGGATACGGATGTTCGGCGACATCCCCATTTACGTCAACTACGACAGCGCCGACACCTGGCGCGACACCCACCTGTTCAAACTGAACGGCGGCAAGCGGCCGGAAGTGGTGGCGGGCGTCCCGCCGGACTACTTCAGCACGATCGGACAGCTCTGGGGAAACCCGGTGTACGACTGGGAGGCGCTCAAAAGGGAAGGGTACCGGTGGTGGATCGACCGGCTGGCTCACGTTTTCCGTCTCTACGACATCGTGCGCATCGACCATTTCCGTGGCCTCGTCGCCTACTGGGAGGTGCCGGCGGGACACAAGACCGCGCAGAAGGGGAAATGGCGCGAAGTACCGACCGATGATTTCCTGCAGACGCTGCAACGGCACTTCGGGCGCCTGCCCGTGGTGGCGGAGGATCTCGGACTGATCACCGACGATGTGACAGCCACGATGAAGCGGTACGGATTCCCCGGCATGAAGGTGCTCCTGTTCGCTTTCGGAGCGGATGATCCAACCCATCCGTACCTGCCGCGCAACTACGATGAGAACGCGGTGGTGTATACCGGGACGCACGACAACAACACGGTGCAGGGGTGGTTCGAGGAGGAGGCGAAGCCGGCCGAGAAGAAACGGTTGTTCGCGCACTTGAGCCGGGCCGTGCCGAGAGACCGGGTGCACTGGGCCATGATCGAACTGGCCCTGCAGTCGCGGGCGCGGCTGGCGGTGATCCCGATGCAAGATGTGCTCGGCTTGCCGGGGTCCGCGCGCATGAACACGCCCTCGACCCGAAACGGCAACTGGACCTGGCGGTTGACGGCGCAGCAGTTGGCGGCGGCGCCGGCCGCGCAACTGGCCGAACTGGTCGCCACCAGCGACCGCGAGCCCGAGGGACAGGCGGTGCCCGGAAGTACGCCTGCCTGAGGACGGCCGCACGGTGTGAGCGGCGGCACCGGCGCTGTCTCGCCGCCATCGGCAAGAAGCGACACGCCTCTTGTGACCCGCCCGGTAGGACGGAGCGGTTCGTTCGTTTGATCAATCTTCACGAGATCCCGGTTATCCCCCGAGTCGGTCGCCACGAAAGGGGGGCGCCGGCCCTCGCGCTTTCCTCCCGATTGTGTCCCGCCCCAATGAATACGGTCAATCGGCGGAGAAAGTAAATCACCAATCGGCCGGTGAGTGTCACATTGTGCACGGTCAGAATCAACCGTGTCTGGCAAAACTTCCGCTTGCTTCCCACCCGAACAGCGACGACCATGAGGCATGAGGAAATCGGCCATGAACAAGCGAACGGGACTGCTTTTAACTTTGGCGCTGACCGCACTCGCTCTCCTCTCGTGCGGAGGGAGCCGGACGCTGGTGCTCTACGAGGGCGAGCGTCGGCCGGCGGAGCAGGTCGCGGTTCTCGATGTCAGTCACAAGTCGCTGTACGTGATGGGGATCGACACGCTGGTCCACCGCTACCGAGCGCTCTCGGAAGAGCACATCGAGGTACTTCCGGGAGAACACACGCTGGTCCTGAACTACTCCTCGTGGAAGGGGACCTCCGATGAGCCCATGACGCTGTCGTTTGAGGCGCAGGCCGGACATCTCTACCAGGTCAAAGCATCAGCGGGTTACCGGCGGTGGACGGCGTGGATTATCGATATGAACGACGGGTCGGTGGTGGCCGGCTCGCCGCCCGATTGACGTGCGGTACCGTAGCGGCGCCCGGCCTGGAACGACCGAAGGAGGGGTTTGACTCGGCGGGTGGCGGAAGCTGACGACATATAATGAAGCGCGCGGCGAGGCTGGGAAAGAGGCAGGCAGATTTGAGGGGACTATCGGCTACTCCTGCAAGTACACCATAAGTCATTGATGTAAGAGTTGTTGGCTGCCGAGAACATCCTGCGCACAAGGATGCCGGGCAGGGACGCAAACGACAGAGGCGTCCACCGGGCGAATTTTGTGCCGTGAAACAGCAAAATGGGCTTGACAGAAATGAACGGCGATATAATATTTCAGATAAAAGAGTCCTAAAACTGGAATGTGAACCGAAAAGATGCTGTTTTCCAAAGCGTGCAGCTACGCGATCCGCGCCGCCGTGCTCGCCGCGGCCAAAGATCCCGACGGGCGGCGGGCGTTTATCCCGATCCGCGAGCTGGCCGATGAGGTCGGCGTCTCGTTCCACTTTCTCACCAAGATCCTCCGCAAGTTGACGGAGGTCGAGATCATGGAGTCCTTTCGCGGACCGAACGGAGGGGTGGGCTTGGTGCGGCCGGCCAGGCAAATTCGGGTGATCGAGGTGATCGCTGCAATCGACGGGATGGGGTTGTTCGAGGGGTGCGCACTGGGACTCCCGCAGTGCAGCGACAAGACGCCCTGCCCGCTGCACGAGGCCTGGCGGAAGCGGCGGGAGGATCTGCGGGCCATGCTGACCCGGACGACGCTGGCCGACCTTGTGCCGAAAGGAT
This genomic stretch from Candidatus Zixiibacteriota bacterium harbors:
- a CDS encoding Rrf2 family transcriptional regulator gives rise to the protein MLFSKACSYAIRAAVLAAAKDPDGRRAFIPIRELADEVGVSFHFLTKILRKLTEVEIMESFRGPNGGVGLVRPARQIRVIEVIAAIDGMGLFEGCALGLPQCSDKTPCPLHEAWRKRREDLRAMLTRTTLADLVPKGSAEGKRR
- a CDS encoding winged helix-turn-helix domain-containing protein, with the protein product MKEQIGATAGAIWQVLQKKDKLALSQVPRAVKEKESLAFQAVGWLARENKIEFQVEGKTTYVTLAPTERRA
- the malQ gene encoding 4-alpha-glucanotransferase is translated as MTEYRRTSGILLPITALPSVYGIGDFGPGASRFLDFLARARQGVWQVLPLNPTDPAHANSPYSSSSSFAGNPLLISPDRMVEDGFLGAEELQPIPAAPDDRADYEQATAYKTRLLDRAWQAFRDRPHQEEFREFCREEAGWLEDYALFVVIKRAQQGADWSRWPVGLRDRNPRALDEVRKVHADELGREQFAQWLFFRQWLALKREANARGIRMFGDIPIYVNYDSADTWRDTHLFKLNGGKRPEVVAGVPPDYFSTIGQLWGNPVYDWEALKREGYRWWIDRLAHVFRLYDIVRIDHFRGLVAYWEVPAGHKTAQKGKWREVPTDDFLQTLQRHFGRLPVVAEDLGLITDDVTATMKRYGFPGMKVLLFAFGADDPTHPYLPRNYDENAVVYTGTHDNNTVQGWFEEEAKPAEKKRLFAHLSRAVPRDRVHWAMIELALQSRARLAVIPMQDVLGLPGSARMNTPSTRNGNWTWRLTAQQLAAAPAAQLAELVATSDREPEGQAVPGSTPA